One genomic window of Danio rerio strain Tuebingen ecotype United States chromosome 24, GRCz12tu, whole genome shotgun sequence includes the following:
- the zgc:153659 gene encoding uncharacterized protein: MGGYWSGHFVSLWYTFGGGTKLDVGTVSPPQVSVLSPSSAEISSKRAATLLCVANKGFPSDWRLVWKVSGSSGGQESSSAGLLEKDGLYSWSSSLTLSEQQWMESVSVSCEATRSGQPAHTAEYTVTRQQCSE; the protein is encoded by the exons ATGGGTGGATATTGGTCTGGACAC TTTGTATCACTGTGGTACACTTTCGGCGGCGGCACTAAACTGGATGTTGGCA CCGTCTCTCCTCCTCAAGTGAGCGTCCTGTCGCCCTCCAGTGCAGAGATCTCCTCCAAGCGGGCGGCTACACTGCTGTGTGTGGCCAACAAGGGCTTCCCGTCAGACTGGAGGCTGGTCTGGAAGGTGTCGGGCAGCAGCGGGGGTCAGGAGAGCAGCAGTGCTGGGCTCCTGGAGAAAGACGGTCTGTACAGCTGGAGCAGCAGCCTGACTCTCTCTGAGCAGCAGTGGATGGAGAGCGTCTCAGTGAGCTGTGAGGCCACACGGAGCGGCCAGCCTGCGCACACTGCAGAATACACTGTGACGAGACAGCAGTGTTCAGAGTAG